A region of Marinilabiliales bacterium DNA encodes the following proteins:
- a CDS encoding DUF1016 domain-containing protein, with product MSKELARNIDILYKRVREILDKARERVYHTANIEMVQAYWDIGREIVEEEQKGQRRAEYGSFLLKGLSERLTKEYGRGFDESNLRNIRKFYAVFQKRDALRHELSWTHYRHLMRVEKDSAREFYMDEAIQGNWSTRQLERQINSLYYDRVLLSRNKRGMLQDGRSQGDSMHPEQLIKDPYVLEFLNVKEKEKLAEQQLETALINKLQHFLLELGNGFTFVGRQYRITAETDHFYIDLVFYNYIIKCFLLIDLKTEKLTHQDIGQMDFYVRFFEENVKQSGDNPTIGLILCTEKNKTVVKYSLLNESKHIFASKYQMYLPTEEQLKQEIQREKEQIEQERRLSEE from the coding sequence TATACCATACAGCTAACATTGAGATGGTGCAGGCCTACTGGGATATCGGCCGTGAAATAGTTGAAGAAGAGCAGAAGGGCCAAAGGCGGGCGGAGTACGGCAGCTTCCTGCTGAAAGGTCTATCCGAGAGGCTGACCAAGGAGTATGGGCGGGGTTTTGACGAGAGCAACCTGAGGAACATCAGGAAGTTTTACGCTGTTTTTCAAAAACGTGACGCGCTGCGTCACGAATTATCCTGGACGCACTACCGGCATCTAATGCGGGTAGAGAAAGACAGCGCTAGGGAATTTTACATGGATGAAGCCATACAGGGCAATTGGAGTACTCGCCAGTTAGAAAGGCAGATCAACAGCCTGTACTACGATAGGGTGCTGTTGAGCAGGAACAAAAGGGGCATGCTTCAGGATGGCAGGTCGCAGGGGGACAGTATGCACCCTGAGCAGCTTATAAAAGACCCCTATGTGCTGGAGTTCCTGAACGTGAAGGAGAAGGAAAAGCTGGCCGAGCAGCAGCTTGAAACGGCGTTGATTAATAAGTTGCAGCATTTTCTGTTGGAGCTCGGCAACGGCTTTACCTTTGTGGGCCGCCAGTACCGTATCACAGCAGAGACAGACCATTTTTACATTGACCTGGTATTCTACAACTACATAATCAAATGCTTTCTGCTCATTGACTTGAAAACCGAGAAGCTCACGCACCAGGATATCGGTCAGATGGATTTTTATGTACGCTTTTTCGAAGAAAATGTAAAACAGTCCGGGGATAATCCAACAATAGGGCTTATTCTTTGTACCGAAAAGAATAAAACAGTTGTTAAGTACAGTTTGCTCAATGAAAGCAAGCATATCTTTGCATCAAAGTATCAGATGTACTTGCCAACAGAGGAACAGCTAAAACAAGAGATCCAACGAGAGAAAGAACAGATCGAACAGGAAAGAAGACTCTCTGAAGAATAA